The DNA segment GACCAAAACAGATGAACCAAGCCACGAATTGTGCGAATCGCTCAAACCCACGAACTGCACGCGAACCGGCCGAACCATAACTGCACCGCGCGAAATTTCCATCTCGGGGCATTGCAACGTTGTGTCCCAGCATTACGATGCTATGGAAAATTTCTTCTATTCACCTCTTCGCAGCATCGCAACACTAGGACATAGCGCTGCAACGCTGCTATTCTCCGATTTGGCATCGCAACACTAGTGGCCTACGTATAGTCGTGATTTCCACCATCTATGCTCCAATTTGTGCCTCATTTTATCTAGAACTTTTCCAGAACAAATAACGATCGACCCGGACTATGAATATATATACTTGTTTACATAAATTATGCTCAAAACACtaggcccttacaaaccaatttgtaaagTAAACAGTAAATCTAAAGACCAATACCGATAAAAACATCCATAAATTGCACAAGcaacattcatcaacatgaaACGCATCAAAAAATGCAGTACCTACCATAAACGAATTTTAAttccaaaaatttgaaaaattaggaaCCAAAAACGTCGCTCTGATACTAGTTGAAGGAACTGTGAAGTTTGAAGCAAAAGCGGGATCGTGtccccattttcaaatttacataGTGGATTAAAATTACAGAAGATATAATTATGCGTTCTATACAAACTTATAGCGTGCTTAACAAAAGAGAAAGGAAGAATATTAGGGTTTAgtcatattacctttgaagacaatGAAATCTTCACGAAATCCTTTCCAATAAAGATCACGAACAAAACCGGCAACACCCAATTTGGCCACCAACACAAGATAATCCTCTATATTCTCCTTTAGGGTATGAGAATTACAAAAGTTTTGTCGACTCTGTTGATTTGGGGAGAGGGAGAGAATTTTTGTTAGATAAGAGATTTTTCTTTTGTGAGAATGCAAGACCTTTTTCTTTTCACATACAAACATTCTGTGTCTTGGGAAAAGAAGATCGTTCATCTCCAACCTCCCACTCACAATCgttattgagagaaaatagagaacccttatttaatttaattcaaaattaaaactaaattaaattaaatttaatatacatatatgaTCATTATCATATGTTatacattaaactatatgttgtatcgaatataacacataatctatagtttttatattgtatcaaatacaatatatctatagttaaaattctctcaataatgaacaataagtcatagtccaactatgaccaaacccctcttgggccaacagagggtgtggcgccacattgttcaagcctcagaatcagcccttaaagaagtaatttatctacttaccccgatattaggaaatgagtgaattccgtcttgtatagttgtgttcctagctccctaatcaaacgaatcccaaaatggtgggacattgagtcggtgaactaaccactctcacccgttcaaatcaaaggatcactttcataagcagaagttcataattcactcaggattcaggtcatgtcacctatggtcaacCTGGTGAAaagtaagtctctactattaacggtgttatataatgagacaacTCATTTCgttgtccggtcttatacaaacccttttgtatagaacaccctcgctcatatgtctctacatgaataatcaagatcaaatcatttgtagaactttataACAGTtggtaacatctacaaagctaGTCGTATttgtagtatcactaggataaggtacccaactttatccatctactacaaaccgttctgactatcacttaaacataatccacttgtatgtctctacatacatgcttaagctacagaagataaatttggatatttgtttattggttttatgggttaatgttactaaatgtcgaataaaatacattagattttattaaatatataaattgtttgtacaatacaattacaaactacaagacccacgagatttagggaatCAACTCCAATAAAGGGATTGAAAGAAAAAACTGCTAGCATTATCCCAAGCAacgaatataaaaaaaaatgttgattcGATATTCGACGCgaaattccaagaagggtttattacctttcaggcacatGATTCACTTTTCTAAggaataatgtcctaagacacctcaagaagttgaggatatgagacgcattccctatgccTCAACTGTGGGcaacttaatgtatgttatgctctaCACTAGGCCTAATATTTGAtatgcagtgggaatagtcagtaggtaccagtTCAATCCAGGGTTAGACCATGGGACAAtggttaagaacatccttaagtatcttcagagaacaagggactacatgttgGTGTATGaggctaaggatttgatccttataggatacatcgactctaactttcagactggaAAATGGTTCTAGGAATCCACATTAGGGTTAGTGTTCACCGTTAACGGGGgtgctatagtttggagaatcATCAAGTAGAGATGCATAGAAGATACCTCTATGGAATTTGAGTATGTAACTGCTTGTGAAACAGCTAAGGAAGCcatttggctcaagaagttccttacagatttgaaaGTTGCTCCAAATATGGGCTTACCCATTACATTATACTGTGACAACAATGGGGTTGTAGCCAACTCGAAAAAACCTCACAGCCACAAATGAGGAAAGCATATAGAGAGAAAGTATCACCTAATATGGGAGATAATGCAATAAGGAcacgtgatcgtcacaaagatcgcttcaaagcacaacattgttgatccatttatgaaggatcTCTCAACTAAAGTGTTCCAAGGCCATCTAAAGAGTCTAGGTCTATGAGACATGTATATAGTATaagctagggcaagtgggaggtgtgtaatgggtataagaatgccctagtttattgtatatgtatatttacttttcatgtaatgtatattatatcttgacattTTCACCTTTGGATTATTTACTGTATATACATCCCACTAACCGGTGTTTTAActcaagtgggagtttattggattttatgccgTAAAACTCgaagatagtaaatgtaacatttgactgatcattaataaagtgttattaatgtttattacaaTAAATCGTTATTACTCCTTGTATTTATCTTGCCTAAATAACCCTAGTATGATAAACTAGCATCTTAGACTGATGTataagtcttgaactgtatgtggagacatatggggACCAgtattcaagatacaacctaaagggtctataatatatgaataaggttgggtaccttatcgtGGTGATATTATGGATACGACCACTTTGCATTTGATATAAACGCAATGATCTAACGTGTTAGTGTAAGGAACATGCGAGTTggagtatcctatgcaatgagtttgcataagatcggaccacgaaatagtaaccgcgagatgtaacaccattgactagttagatttctatttcactaggatgacctaggcaactaagtcttaatcctgagtgagttatggactcctATTCATGAAAGattgtcatttgatttgtataggtgagaatggtcaattcgccgactcaataagccacCATTTTAGGAACAATACCGAGTGGGGAGTTGGAAATATAAttcacgagatggaattcactccttcccgactttagggtaagtagatgagtattcccttaagtggtatcaccgggtcttgaacaaagggtcctaccTTCTCACTGGTTCGAGAGAGATTTCTATTtaatggtaggaccataaataggttgttcattagaggagcactggtacttaaggatgtagaggtaacctaggggtaaaacggtaatttgatccaactggcattatgaacactcgtgaaggacaaacttgctattattggtcaatatctgtggacacagaaatatatttacaatgagaagagtgcagttgtgggtctatagtggagtgtaTCCACAGTTAAGgaatgttgattaacttagttaatgaatttagttaattaatatcatatcgttggagcttctgatctgtagatccattaggtcgcacTGGTAGCTCACAAAAGGTATTAAGGTAATTAtagtaatttgaaatgttcaaatttactaaggaaaataatataatgtatgttgatacaatataatataaagtttatattttaattaaactttctaatataaatctattttgaatttgattcaaaaattaatttaagggagaactaaatatttgaaggagttcaaatgttaattttaatatgaagtGAGTtcgtattaaaactataggttaaaattaatgcacattaaaattataggatatgagagaaagataattgaatgtgattcaattataagattaaattaaatatatgatatttaatttaatgattagttaattagataattaattaattaatttaataaattgaatCAAAACTATGGGTTATGTGGGAGatattcatttaaatatgatttaaatgaaatagttaattaaatattgatttaatttattaatttttttaattaattaaatataatttatttaaattaaattaatgatcAGTTAAAGTAGCTGATCTCTCACACGTGGAAGGCTGAACTTGGTCTTCTCTCACCCTAACCAAACGTCACACGTTTTGGGAAGTTTTTGTATTCTTCCTTCATTATTCGCATGAAGGAGGTGGATCTAAAAAGGGATCGGCTCTGAGTTTTTAATCCTCTTGTtggtttttctctctaaaaaaaggagtttttttttttccaagaaaaTACTCTGAGAAGTCTTCTACTTtcaatcccaagagaatacCGATGAAACCATAATGGTGGTGTTGTTTGGATTGAAGAGATCGTGATCTTGGTGTATTGCTGAGAAGAATTGGTGAAGCCCTCTAGAGTCAGAACATAGGTTTGTTTCACAGTTCCTATTCTCTGTAGGTTtattcaaattctttttcaacACATTCTAGCCTATGTTTTACAGAAGATTTATCTAATTAGAATACTGTAAAATTTGCCAAGGtataactattttatttgttaattaaaaatgaGGTTTGGTTCTTTGATCGTCTTCTACTGCGTGGGGCATTAAACCCTACACTAGGGACTTGTAAAAGTGGAAAGAGTGGGAGTACAAGTCCTTCCCCGGACGGGCGGGCTCGGATATGGGcgaaaaaaatatagttttctttcttttttgttttatctttttttagcCATAAAACCCTTAAACCGTTGAAACTCaattgtattaaattaattgtgcCATTATCTAGATTTGGAATTaattttccaaatgttttttttaccgTTGGTCTTCTTGCCAGAAGTTACAGaaagtcttcttcttctccattgCTTTTACAAAACCAAAAGTTACAAatctaaaaaaacaaatcttattgattctttcttcttcctcttcattcTGAGCAAATGATCTTCTctcaattttattctaaaccTCCATCTGACGAATGCACATCCGACAATGGGTATTGTGTAAATCTTGGAAAGCAATCGACAAGAATGATTTGTACCACGGTTGTGTCAAATCATTCCCAACACTAACTTACATACATAATAAACCCTAACATACAACTTCACATAACTAAGATGCCATAAAAAAGCCTAAACCCCTTGATGTGCACTAATATAAAAGTATATTGTAATTTTATTCTTTGTATGAAATAAGAGTATTTTGTCTACCTCAAGTAAAATGGTTATATGTAAGAATGATAAACTATATGGTAAACAAGTGTtgagattttgaaaaaaaaaaaatatgtgtgtACGATTGAAGTGTTAAACAAAAAGTTAAAGCAAACAAAAATAACCGCATAAAAAAGcatagttttttaaattaaaaaaaaaaaattgcaccaGATATCCCTTACTTGATATAATTCAAATTTGCATCTTAAATACAGACTTTCTAACTCTAAACTAAACAACTATGCATTCCGATCACATACTATCTAACTCCACACACACATATTAACTCCACGAACATATTGACTCCAATGATTTTAGAACTCAACTCAGCACTCTAGATAGtccattaatatttaaaaatgcgaCATTTAGAAAACATAATAGCAACTAAACCCAAAACCTAgagacaaaaaatatattttttcaaaaataatattaaagaaACACTCAACCTTTTATTAGCTAGCATACacttataatgtatagtatctCAATCACAtctaaaaaaaactcaatctAGTTTGAACACAaagagagaaaaggaaaaagacaaTTTATTCTTTACTATTTGTACATTCTCTTACTCTCTCAACACTCTCCTCTTCATCTCTCACCCAAAAAATGGCACTGAACAAGACAGTAATGGGAGCCATAAACTTCATAGCCATGGTTGTATCAATCCCCATCATCGGCGCCGGAATCTGGCTCGCCACGCAACAAGACAATGCCTGTGTTCAAATCCTACAATGGCCTATCATCATTTTTGGTGTCGTTGTCCTTCTCGTTGCCATTGCCGGCTTCATTGGAGCCTTTTGTCGCATAACTTGGCTTCTCCTTGTTTACCTTGTGGCTATGCTGATTCTCATTGTTCTTCTTGGTTGCTTAGTGGGTTTCATTTATATGGTTACCATTAGAGGGTCTGGCCATTTGGAGCCTAATAGAAGTTACTTGGAGTATCATCTTGATGACTTTTCTGGGTTTCTTAGGCATAGAGTTCAAAGCTCTTTTAAATGGGATTTGATTCGAAGTTGTTTGAGTTCTTCTTCTATGTGTGCTGAGTTGAATCAAAGCTTTCGCATGGCTCAGGATTTCTTTACTGCTCCCATTACTCCTCTTCAGGTATATACATTTCTCTCTTTTTGTTAGGATTGTGATTGCTAAAAACCCGTTTGATAAGGTTGTATGCATTTTCTGTTCTTTGTAATTGTTGTTTGTTTGGGCATCAAAgcgaaatttgattttttgtttttagtttttaaaaattatgtattctacttccaaatttcttgtttttttttttttatatacttgatttaattaatattttcaaaaaccaagccaagttttagaaattattaaaaaaaataataattttcaaaaaacatgtatttttactaaagaaaaatgaaaactatgataagaaattgaaaggaaatatgctttgttttcaaaaatcaattaccaaatgaactttattttttttgttttaaacagTGAGCTTGTAATTAACCACTAGGTCCCacatatgagtttttttttttttgttatatacttttaaaaaatgattttaaaatacaaGCAAAAACGTTGTTTGAAAACCATACTAAGAATTTatgacaaaaacaaaattaatagttatcaaacatgaTCATAGtgtttgaacaaaaaaaacaaattacgttttaaaaaaacacttttaatcctataattacttttatataagtaacaatttagtataTGAACtttgatataatttatataatccctattataaaaaaagatattaataagatttgatgaaattattttatatatgttgaTCCCAAAGCTTATAAGAGACTAGATGTGTATTAACTTGTTACAAACTTAAAACAAGAACTTTCTGAAATATTATACAATAAACTCCAtatactaaattattataaatgaaCAAAAGTTTGCGaattaaaacatataatatTCGTTCTAAAGATCAAAGGTCAGAATTTCCACCGAACGACACTCGTAAAAGTGAACcaatcaaaccctaatttagagaAGTGAGAGAGAGTGTGTTTTTGTTGTTCTGAGAATGGAAGTGAAATTTTTTGACACAGTCAGGATGCTGCAAGCCACCAACATTATGTGGATACACATTTGTGAACCCAACATATTGGATAATGCCTATAAACAATGGTGCTGACATGGATTGTTTGAAGTGGAACAATGACCAAACTCAGCTTTGTTATGGTTGTGATTCTTGCAAGGCTGGTTTGCTTGAGAGTTTGAAGAATCAATGGAGGAAGGCTGATATTATACTCCTCTTGTCTCTTATTGCTCTCATTTCTATCTATATGATTGCTTTTTGTGTCTTTAGAAATGCCAAAACTGAGAAACTCTTTGACAAATACAAGCAAGCCCAACCTCAACCATATGTCTAATATATGCACAAGTTTTGGTTTTGGGCTCtttgtttgaaaatttatttatgcACCAACTAATGGGGATGTCTGGCTAAGATGTAATTTGTTTTATAAGATTTGGGATTTTAAATTTGGGTAATGTTTACGTTTCTTGTTTTTCATTTGTCGTTTTCAATTTAAAGAAAGAACGAAGTTGTGGATTATTTATACCGTCATTTAGGAgaaaatttttagtttatggAATATTGAAATAGCAAAGATTAGGCTACAACTAATCACATGCTCTCTTTTTCTCCATACACACAAAGAAAAAATTGTCACGTGACATTATTTTTATTGGATAGTTGCCCAAGTtgtataaagataaaaaaattccTAGTTTATAGGATATTGAGAGAGCAAAGATTCGACTGCAACTAATCACATGCTCCCTTTTTTTTCCATACACAcgaagaaaaaaatttataaaataacatttaaaaaatttgtcACATGACGTTTTTTATTAGATAGTTGTCCAGGACATcacctaaatatttttcatattgaAAACCCTTACCATTTACTATTTGTTAGGTTATTAGCATCATTTTTAAAACTAGTATTGGCCTACAAACTATTAAATAACGATTTAAAAGACAAATTTGTGGTGCGAATAAAAGGAAGGTATTATTATATAgtattaaggaaaaaaattgttggaaataCAATCAAAGTCTCACATTTATTAGATTAGAGGACGATTATGAATATATAAGTGAGGACAACTATCTTCTTTCATAAAAGAGTTTAAGATGAaatcaaaagtaaaattatgagAGTATGTTTAAACAGAACAATATCATAtcaaaaatttagaaaatcatAGTATGAACAGAAATAGGCATTATTGCTctatttgtttttgaaatttacaaTTGCACCCTTATGATACGGTTGAAGAAATTAAAAACTGAACTGCTGCGTGGAGGTGCAAAAGATGGGTGTAATGGTAAATTTATTGATTGGGTTTGAAATTTGGGACAAAAGGAGGACATGATTTCAAGAAAGAGCACCGAAAGGTGATTTATTGCTTTTTGAAAAATGGTGACAATATTATTATGGAACCACAGGCCAGTGGCTGACTTTTTGGAGTAAGATATGTATGTAGGGTTTTCTTGGGGTTTGTAATTTCTTTGTCTCATTTACATTCTAATTCTTGCCACAATTCTTTTAACAATTcatattagttaatttatgttTCCCATTTTTCTTGAATTGCTTATGATAAAAAATAATCTATGTCTAACCTATATAGTTCCACCGGTAACAATCAACATGAGATAATTGTTCAAAAGATTCATTTTTCAAAGTTCAAAATGGTAAATGactcaaatttttaaataaaaatgtcaaatgtCTCTTTGTTGATGTCATGATCGCGTGAAGTTATGATATTACTCTTCgttttcctttttcctcttcttctccgATGCGAGAAATCTTCCTCTGCACGTCGTCCTCTTCTTCTCTGACTTCTCTCCTTTATacgtcatcttcttcttctccagcATGACAAGTCCACATAAACAGCTCCAACGCAACCAACTCCGATGAGCAAGAGATACGAGAGAGAAGTGATTTTGTGAGTGGAGAAATGAAGAGAGAGCAGGACGAGTGAGAGCGACACATAGTGATTTGTGagtgaagaaaagaagagagagagagaagagcgagagcaagagacATAGTGATTTCTGAGTAAAAaataagagagagcgagatgagcgagagtgagattacTTTTCCACATGCGTGCGAGtaaattttggtaatttcacccAAATTTGATATCAACAAAGgatcatcaacatttttttaaaaaatcagatcatttcacattttttacctaatttttgggtcatccatCTAATGGACCCGAATAACCTTAGTATATTCTCTTACTCACTCAAAGAAATCTTCAAATGGcaaaatttagagtttaattaaaaaagaaccaCACAAGTATCTTAAGTGCGACAACACACATTAACACCCAACAAGTTGTTTTATATCAATTCAAATcctaaatgtttaaaattgaatcAATGTGATTCTCTATTAGGATTATATTTTAAAGATACTAAAGGGAagtttgtacggatgacccataTTTtaggtccaaaatgtcaaatggcccattttttaaaaaataatgtcaattgaccctctgttGACATCATTGCCATACCAAATTACATAAATTGCCCTTACAAGTGCCTCACAAGGTAAGTCTTGTTGTCGCCTGATTAaacactctcgctctcgcttgaaATTCCCTGGTTTGATATGATTGCTCATCAGTGTACaaatgatttgacaattttcacgacGGAAGtctcaaatcaataatacctaaacacaatacaatagtgatttctttaaactctaaactccatttcaacgGTGATTACTTCTCTAGTTTTCAATGGTGTTTTTTTGAACGGAGATTTTTCGAATGGGGATTTCCAAGACAAGACTTTTTCAGAACGGAACAGATTGTTCAAAAAggtgtttcattattttgagtatgtttaattatttttgctgTGTTATTTCTAGAAATGTAGCATtacgaaattttgtattgggagagagagaacgagagtgagagagagcaagagtaagagagaggGCAAGAGTAAGAGAGAAAACGTGATTAagaaagagcgagattaagagagagagcgagagtacacttcaattgcttgtacaacttaatgacaaatgttctcttgctttgtaggatgacagaGAAGTGTCTACTTATGAAAGTTCGTATATTGGGGGAGAGTTGATAGGAATCATTGTGCCTATtacattgaagtatgaagaacttaaatctcacaagggttacaaatgtcagttcttcagagtttgaCCTTATAttgagagttaaatataagcttgaatatgaagcccctccacaataCATAAGGAATGATGATGGTGTTCGCTTCCTTCTTTTCTGAGAAGAGCTTAGTACACTTTAGTTATCTGTAATGCGGAAATCAAATCAGGACGAAAATATTAGAATGGGGTtggaaatgtgagttatgatgatacgaCTGTGGACAGAAAATACGAGAAATCATATCAGTTTCGTTGagaagaggatgatattccattgtctaccaaCACTGTACCATCGACATTATCATTAGACAACGACCGCACTAATCCAGCAAGATTGAATTCAGAATTGGGTGGTACTTCAGTTGTTGATAATGAGAGATCATCTAGATTCgattatatggattgtggtccttcagTGGATATTAATGAGCAACCAAcaggattgaatgaaatggatcgtgATCATGGAGATGTGCATCGTTCTACAGCAGCTTCAATGGTTGAGTTGATTATGTCTGGTACCTCTTCATCTGAGACAGAGgacgttgaagttggtcaactatttttGAGTAAAAATGACTTGAAAATGtgattatctattttttccatCAACAAAAATTTCGAATTTAGGGTCAGGAAGTCAACCAAATCTTTGTTCACTGTCAAATGTATTAGGGAGACTTGTAAGTGGAACCTTCGTGCAGTGAAAATGGAAGGGTCTGATATATTCAAGTTCACAAAGTACTGTAGTTCGCACACATGTTCCATTGGAATTCTGAATGACGACCATAAACAAGCAACTGCTACGGTTGTTGGTCAGTTGATTAAAGATAAGTTCACAGGAATAGGACatatttataaaccttgtcatatcGTAGAGGATATGAGGAGAGATTATGGCATGAAATAAGTTATGATAAAGTGTGGCGTGCAAGGGAAGCTACATATGATCTCACTAGAGGTACTCCAGAATACTCATACTccatactacatgcttatgAAGAAGcattaaaaatagagaatccgAGTACAGTGTTTGAGATCGAGCTTGAAGGTGAagtgcatttcaagtatatatTTATGGCATTAGGaccttgtattagaggtttcaCAAGTTGTCGGCCtgtgataattgttgatgggtcgcacttgaaagaaaaatacaaaggcACCATGTTGGTTGGGGATTTTATGGACGGAAACAATCAATTgtacccactagcatatgcaatagtggacaatgaaaccgAACGATCATGAAAATAGTTTATGTTGAACTTGAAATGCAGTATCGGAGTACCCAATAATCTGGTGTTTGTGTTTGATCAGATGGTATCTATCAGCAATGTTATTCGTGCATTTTTTCCCACTGCATTTCATTGATTGTACACATGGCACATAGAACAAAATCTTGTTATAAACTTTAAGGATAGCACGGTTGTTGGGATATTTAGAGATGCAGCAAGGGCATTTCGCATGACAGAATTCTAGACAAAATGGGATGAACTCTATAGTTTTCGAGACGGTGTTGTCACGAAATATCTGGAAGACATCAGTCTTCAAAGGTGGGCACAGGTTTACCAAATAAAACgaagatatgataacatgacGTCCAACAgtgcagagtgtttcaatttGTTAACTAAAAAGTATCGGTTATTGCCTATAGTATGCTTAattgaacatgttagaggaatgcTCCAATCGTGGTTCTACGAATGGAGGAATTACTGGGCATCTCGAACGACATTGCACTCTGACTACTGTGAAACCCAATTGGCAAGTGAAGTTGATAAGGGCAAACGATATCGAGTTGagcctattgattgttatcgGGTCCACGTGCGAGATAATTGATTGGACGATATTGTGAATCTTCACACGAACGAATGCATATGTAGGGAATTCGACTCACTTGGTATCATGTTCACATGCAATTATTGCTGTCAAGGAACGAAATATACCCATTCAGAGTCTTTGCAGTCGATTTTCTACAGTGGACTCTCTAATGACTGAGTACAGAGCCTATAAATCCACTTAGAcacatatctgaatggaagaGACCTTCTGAATATGTAGAAAAGACTATCCTTCCTCCAAAGTTTGTGGCACAAGTCGGGCGATGGAAAGTGAGAAAAATACCATCCAGGGGAGAATTTTGCAGACAAATGAAATATGGTCGGTGTGGGAATTATGGGCATAACCACAAAAATTGTAGCGAACTACTCATAACCATGCAACGTACTGAAAATGCCAAAAATCGTGATATAAATGCCTCTcatctagtttagtttataactaactttatctTGTAACGATCTGTTGgtatgtgttataaataccattgatcaggCCCCAAAGAAGAatttttcatacttgtaacatacttcatctTGTAACATACTTTCTAGTTTGTcgtacttgtaacatacttcatcttgtaacatactttctgtaaacaaaaaacaataacaaactagagtaaataaaaaaacaataacaagttGGAGTATTTCTATAATAGCAATCTTCATCTTGTAACatactttctattttttcaaagtCTCGCTCTTtcaatctcgttctctctcaaaatctcgctctctcaatgtttgaactttgatataatgttttatataccactaatataatgaaaagagcagtagctcaattatacatgttttgataaaatgtataatattgaactttgaactttgaacattgataaaattattttatacatgttttacatacataaaaaatacttatttttacatacacaaaaaatacaataaaaatacatatttcataCACATAATAAATAC comes from the Benincasa hispida cultivar B227 chromosome 5, ASM972705v1, whole genome shotgun sequence genome and includes:
- the LOC120078384 gene encoding protein TORNADO 2-like, with the protein product MALNKTVMGAINFIAMVVSIPIIGAGIWLATQQDNACVQILQWPIIIFGVVVLLVAIAGFIGAFCRITWLLLVYLVAMLILIVLLGCLVGFIYMVTIRGSGHLEPNRSYLEYHLDDFSGFLRHRVQSSFKWDLIRSCLSSSSMCAELNQSFRMAQDFFTAPITPLQSGCCKPPTLCGYTFVNPTYWIMPINNGADMDCLKWNNDQTQLCYGCDSCKAGLLESLKNQWRKADIILLLSLIALISIYMIAFCVFRNAKTEKLFDKYKQAQPQPYV